In Pseudomonas poae, a single genomic region encodes these proteins:
- a CDS encoding LacI family DNA-binding transcriptional regulator: protein MLERAKHFSIKQLATQAGVSKATVDRVLHQRGSVHAQTQRRIEQALDELESQEKNGLAVGRTFHVDVIMHTPKRFSAAVQTAITAQLASLAPFRIAPRFHLFEEIEPQAMHDQLLRCLDTGSQGVVLKAADEPAVNQAVKQLIAAGIPVVTLVTDLPQSERIGYVGMDNRTAGQTAAYLMSRWLPSEPQDVAVVIGSELFRGEEEREMGFRAWMRGRAPHLRVLDISGGYGVYDRTFERVTQALKQQPELKAVYSVGGGNRAIVDAFAAQGRALDVFIGHDLDEENRQLLLEEKVAAIIDHNLQIDARHVFLHILHYHRLWKAGPIAPSQVQIVTPFNLPD, encoded by the coding sequence ATGCTCGAACGCGCCAAACACTTCTCCATCAAGCAACTCGCCACCCAGGCCGGCGTCAGCAAAGCCACGGTCGACCGCGTGCTGCACCAGCGCGGCAGCGTGCATGCCCAGACCCAGCGGCGTATCGAACAGGCGCTGGATGAGTTGGAGTCACAGGAGAAAAACGGCCTGGCGGTGGGGCGCACGTTCCATGTCGACGTGATCATGCACACGCCCAAGCGTTTCAGTGCGGCGGTGCAGACGGCGATCACTGCGCAGTTGGCCAGCCTCGCGCCGTTCCGGATTGCCCCGCGCTTTCACCTGTTCGAAGAGATCGAGCCCCAGGCCATGCACGACCAATTGCTGCGCTGCCTCGACACCGGCAGCCAAGGCGTGGTGCTCAAGGCCGCCGACGAGCCGGCGGTGAACCAGGCGGTCAAGCAACTGATCGCAGCGGGCATTCCGGTGGTGACATTGGTCACGGACCTGCCGCAAAGCGAGCGCATCGGCTACGTCGGCATGGACAACCGCACTGCAGGGCAAACGGCCGCCTACTTGATGTCGCGCTGGCTGCCCTCAGAACCCCAGGACGTGGCCGTGGTGATCGGCAGCGAACTGTTCCGTGGCGAAGAAGAGCGCGAGATGGGCTTTCGTGCCTGGATGCGCGGGCGTGCGCCGCACTTGCGGGTGCTCGATATCAGTGGAGGCTATGGGGTGTATGACCGCACCTTCGAACGGGTCACCCAGGCGCTGAAACAGCAGCCCGAGCTGAAGGCGGTGTACAGCGTCGGCGGCGGCAACCGGGCGATTGTCGATGCCTTTGCCGCTCAGGGCCGTGCGCTGGACGTGTTTATCGGCCACGACCTCGACGAAGAAAACCGCCAGTTGCTGCTGGAAGAAAAAGTCGCGGCGATCATCGACCACAACCTGCAGATCGATGCGCGCCATGTGTTCCTGCACATCCTGCACTACCACCGGCTGTGGAAGGCCGGGCCGATTGCGCCATCACAGGTGCAAATTGTTACGCCGTTCAACCTGCCGGACTGA